Proteins from one Piscinibacter lacus genomic window:
- a CDS encoding CaiB/BaiF CoA transferase family protein has product MSNPTAAQALPDMALTGLRVVEMGQLIAGPFASKTLGDFGAEIIKIEPPGSGDPLRNWRMLKDGTSVWWQVQSRNKRSLALDLREAEGQAIARRLIAQADVLIENFRPGTLEGWGLSYEELARDNPGLVMLRISGYGQTGPYRDLPGFGAIGEAMGGLRHLTGEPGRIPVRCGISIGDSLAALHGVIGVMMALHHRQARGGKGQVIDVALSEAVLNITESLIPEYSAFGAVREPGGSALPGIAPSNAYRCRDGVVLVAGNGDSIFRRLMQLIGRDDLAQDPALAHNAGRVARVEEIDQAIEAWTAERAIDEVLALLAEASVPAGRVYTARDIVEDAHFRAREMVVEQLTRDGDRLAVPGIVPKLLGTPGGLRRPAPALGEDTESILGELGFDAAAIQALRDRKVIA; this is encoded by the coding sequence ATGTCCAACCCCACCGCAGCGCAGGCCCTGCCCGACATGGCCCTCACCGGCCTTCGTGTCGTCGAGATGGGGCAGTTGATCGCCGGCCCCTTTGCCAGCAAGACCCTGGGCGATTTCGGGGCCGAGATCATCAAGATCGAGCCGCCGGGCAGCGGCGACCCGCTGCGCAACTGGCGCATGCTCAAGGACGGCACCTCCGTCTGGTGGCAGGTGCAGAGCCGCAACAAGCGCAGCCTGGCCCTGGACCTGCGCGAGGCCGAGGGCCAGGCCATCGCCCGCCGCCTGATCGCCCAGGCCGATGTGCTGATCGAGAACTTCCGCCCCGGCACGCTGGAGGGCTGGGGCCTGTCCTACGAGGAACTGGCGCGCGACAACCCCGGCCTGGTGATGCTGCGCATCAGCGGCTACGGCCAGACCGGCCCCTACCGCGACCTGCCGGGCTTCGGCGCCATCGGCGAGGCCATGGGCGGCCTGCGCCACCTCACCGGCGAGCCCGGCCGCATCCCGGTGCGCTGCGGCATCAGCATCGGCGACAGCCTGGCCGCGCTGCATGGCGTGATCGGCGTGATGATGGCCCTGCACCACCGCCAGGCGCGCGGCGGCAAGGGGCAGGTGATCGATGTGGCGCTGTCCGAAGCGGTGCTCAACATCACCGAAAGCCTGATCCCCGAGTACAGCGCCTTCGGCGCGGTGCGCGAGCCGGGCGGCTCGGCCCTGCCGGGCATCGCGCCGTCCAATGCCTACCGCTGCCGCGACGGCGTGGTGCTGGTGGCGGGCAATGGCGATTCGATCTTCCGCCGGCTGATGCAGCTCATCGGCCGCGACGATCTGGCGCAGGACCCGGCCCTGGCGCACAACGCCGGCCGCGTGGCCCGCGTCGAGGAGATCGACCAGGCCATCGAGGCCTGGACCGCCGAGCGCGCCATCGACGAGGTGCTGGCCCTGCTGGCCGAGGCCAGCGTCCCGGCCGGCCGCGTCTACACCGCCCGCGACATCGTCGAGGACGCGCATTTCCGCGCGCGCGAGATGGTCGTCGAGCAGCTCACCCGCGACGGTGACCGCCTGGCCGTGCCCGGCATCGTGCCCAAGCTGCTCGGCACGCCCGGCGGGTTGCGGCGGCCGGCGCCGGCGCTGGGCGAGGACACCGAGTCCATCCTCGGCGAGCTGGGCTTCGATGCCGCAGCCATCCAGGCCCTGCGCGACCGCAAGGTGATCGCATGA
- a CDS encoding hydroxymethylglutaryl-CoA lyase encodes MSPGSVWQGRGRRLQMQEVGPRDGLQAEAVFVPTADKIALIDALSATGVAKIEVTAFVSPRAVPALADAEAVMRGIQRQPGVVYSALVPNARGAERALAAGADELNLVLSASESHNLSNLRMTQAQSFRALVEVLALAGPAGVPVNVSLSCSFGCPMEGEVAAEAVLAWCGRFIDELGLRRLALCDTTGMAHPAQVAERTAAVLARWPQTELTLHFHNTRGMGLSNLLAAIDAGASRFDAALGGLGGCPYAPGATGNICTEDVVHALELMGYDTGCDLTALLAAAARLPALVGHELPGAVLRAGRRLDLHPRPGSVDAICQAAPGG; translated from the coding sequence ATGAGCCCGGGATCGGTCTGGCAGGGCAGGGGCCGGCGCTTGCAGATGCAGGAGGTGGGGCCGCGCGACGGCTTGCAGGCCGAGGCGGTCTTCGTGCCGACGGCCGACAAGATCGCGCTGATCGATGCCCTTTCGGCCACCGGGGTGGCCAAGATCGAGGTGACCGCCTTCGTCTCACCCCGGGCGGTGCCGGCGCTGGCCGATGCCGAGGCGGTGATGCGTGGCATCCAACGCCAGCCCGGCGTGGTCTACAGCGCCCTGGTGCCCAATGCGCGCGGGGCCGAGCGGGCCCTGGCGGCGGGGGCCGACGAGCTGAACCTGGTGCTCTCGGCCAGCGAGAGCCACAACCTCAGCAATCTGCGCATGACGCAGGCGCAGTCCTTCCGCGCCCTGGTCGAGGTGCTGGCCCTGGCCGGGCCGGCGGGCGTGCCGGTGAATGTCTCGCTGTCGTGCAGCTTCGGCTGCCCCATGGAGGGCGAGGTCGCGGCCGAGGCCGTGCTCGCCTGGTGCGGGCGCTTCATCGACGAACTCGGCCTGCGCCGCCTGGCCCTGTGCGACACCACCGGCATGGCCCATCCCGCCCAGGTGGCCGAGCGCACGGCCGCCGTGCTGGCCCGCTGGCCGCAGACCGAGCTGACCCTGCACTTCCACAACACCCGCGGCATGGGGCTGAGCAATCTGCTGGCCGCCATCGATGCCGGGGCCAGCCGCTTCGACGCCGCGCTCGGCGGCCTGGGCGGCTGCCCTTATGCGCCCGGCGCCACGGGCAATATCTGCACCGAGGATGTAGTGCATGCCCTGGAACTGATGGGCTACGACACCGGCTGCGACCTGACCGCCTTGCTGGCTGCCGCTGCGCGCTTGCCGGCCCTGGTGGGCCATGAGCTGCCCGGCGCGGTGCTGCGGGCCGGTCGCCGCCTGGACCTGCATCCCCGGCCGGGGAGCGTCGACGCGATCTGCCAAGCCGCCCCGGGCGGTTGA